A stretch of DNA from Sugiyamaella lignohabitans strain CBS 10342 chromosome B, complete sequence:
CACTGTTCATTAAGATTTGGCAATATTAGcttattttgtttgttgaggTTATAGTAGTCAATCTATGTGCATTTCGGCAGAAGAGGCTTGTTCTAATTGAAAATCCGAAACGGCGTAAACACTGTGAACCATTGCACATACAAcagatcaaaaaaaatagagCCCGAGATTCAATTGCATTAGAGTAGTAGAGGCTGAGTGTAGCTCCAGAATATAGAGATGCAATACGTTGGTCGGGCTATTGGCTCAGTGTCCAAGACATGGAACTCCATCAACCCCGCAACTTTAAGTGGGGCGATTGATGTGATAGTTATCGAACAAGAGAACGGTAGGTAATCTGGTAGCTTTGTTGGCCATAAAGCAGGCACAAAAGGAGTCTTTGTTATAGCCCCAGTTATGAGAAGCAGTATTTAGGAGACAGATATTCTGTGGTTGatggggggggggggatGTATTAAAGCTAGTACTAACATTGTTAAGGTGATTTAAGTTGCTCGCCGTTTCATGTCAGATTTGGAAAGTTCTCATTGCTAAGACCATCTCAGAAAAAAGTCGAATTTGCAGTCAATGGAAAAAAGATTGATATGCCGATGAAATTGGGTGAAGGTGGTGAAGCTTTCTTTGTGTTTGAAACAGAAAGTGCTGTTCCGAAGGCATTGATTACCTCGCCAGTGATCTCTCCTAGTTCTTCTCCATCCGACTCACCTCGCACCCCGGAATCTATCGGTGGCTCGGGGTTACAAGAACCTGAATTCCTGGATTTagctggtggtagtggGGCTAGTGGTGGCGattctggatctggtaTTTTACCGGCAAGTCCCGGCAAAGCTCTGTCAGCGCTGTCCAAATTTGTGGGAGTTGCaggtgaagatgattcaAACTCTGAAGTTACTTCTGATGAACCACCTACCGCAAGTCACATACATCATGCAATGACAATGCCAGAGCAAAGCTCAAAGGATGATAAAAGATCATCGTGGTCAGCTCTCCATTACGCAGATACCAATTCACACCCATCAAGAAGCTCCAGCCCACCGCTTTCGAGGGAGGAAACGATAGAGCGAGTTAAGAAACTTACGAAAAAACTCACCGATGTCAATATACCCTCTAAAATTTCCGATAATGGTGATATTATTCTGGATATCACTGGTTACAAGTCcggtgaagaagatatcaaaCATTCTGATCAACTGGTACGTAAAATCCTCAGTGACGAATTCGGCATAACTCCAGATGGGCTTGATTCTATAATTGGAGTTGATAGCCATGGAAATCTTCGCATTAGTCATAGGGATGATGAAAGTGTCCATTCAGCATTGGATGTAGCTACCCCTGATACCGGCAATACTTCAGGGGATAAGCTTGGCGAGCACAGTACAGCAACTTCAACCCTTGGCAGTTCTCTACTTTCTCACCACCAATTCAACTCTGATCCCAATCTTTCTATTGCAAATACATCACCGCCAGCCTCTCCCAGTGGTTTAAGCAAAAGTGCGACGTTTGCCGGGACAACTGAGGAAGAGAACTCTTCACATTATGTCAAGACACTCCGTCTTACTTCTGACCAGTTGAAATCACTGAACCTTCACTCTGGTGGAAATGATGTATCATTTACCGTTAACAAGGCCACATGCACAGCAAAAATCTTTTATTGGTCTTGTAAAGATCCGATTGtgatttctgatattgatggAACTATTACAAAATCGGACGCTCTTGGACATGTACTTACAATGCTTGGAAGAGACTGGACACATCTTGGTGTTGGTAAATTATTTTCTGATATTACCAGTAATGGCTACAATATTATGTATCTTACCGCAAGATCCGTTGGCCAAGCCGATAGTACTAGATCGTACCTAAGAAGTGTTGATCAGAATGGATACAAGTTACCTGAAGGGCCGGTTATTCTTTCGCCTGATCGTACTATGGCTGCTCTTCGTAGAGAGGTAATTATGAAGAAGCCTGAAGTTTTCAAAATGGCTTGTCTACGTGATATACAAATGCTGTTTGGGGCTCATCAAGAGGAGACTCCTTTTTTTGCAGGTTTTGGTAACCGTATCACTGATGCTCTGTCCTATCGA
This window harbors:
- the PAH1 gene encoding phosphatidate phosphatase PAH1 (Mg2+-dependent phosphatidate (PA) phosphatase; dephosphorylates PA to yield diacylglycerol; responsible for de novo lipid synthesis and formation of lipid droplets; phosphorylation by Pho80p-Pho85p decreases catalytic activity and alters Pah1p localization and abundance; phosphorylation by protein kinase A decreases catalytic efficiency; dephosphorylation by Nem1p-Spo7p anchors Pah1p to the membrane increasing substrate catalysis; homologous to mammalian lipins 1 and 2; GO_component: GO:0005737 - cytoplasm [Evidence IEA,IEA]; GO_component: GO:0005737 - cytoplasm [Evidence IDA] [PMID 14562095]; GO_component: GO:0005829 - cytosol [Evidence IDA] [PMID 16467296]; GO_component: GO:0005783 - endoplasmic reticulum [Evidence IEA]; GO_component: GO:0005789 - endoplasmic reticulum membrane [Evidence IEA]; GO_component: GO:0019898 - extrinsic component of membrane [Evidence IDA] [PMID 16467296]; GO_component: GO:0016020 - membrane [Evidence IEA]; GO_component: GO:0031965 - nuclear membrane [Evidence IEA]; GO_component: GO:0031965 - nuclear membrane [Evidence IDA] [PMID 20876142]; GO_component: GO:0005634 - nucleus [Evidence IEA]; GO_component: GO:0005773 - vacuole [Evidence IDA] [PMID 22121197]; GO_function: GO:0016787 - hydrolase activity [Evidence IEA]; GO_function: GO:0008195 - phosphatidate phosphatase activity [Evidence IEA]; GO_function: GO:0008195 - phosphatidate phosphatase activity [Evidence IDA,IMP] [PMID 16467296]; GO_function: GO:0044212 - transcription regulatory region DNA binding [Evidence IDA] [PMID 15889145]; GO_process: GO:0009060 - aerobic respiration [Evidence IMP] [PMID 8437575]; GO_process: GO:0016311 - dephosphorylation [Evidence IEA]; GO_process: GO:0006629 - lipid metabolic process [Evidence IEA]; GO_process: GO:0034389 - lipid particle organization [Evidence IMP] [PMID 21422231]; GO_process: GO:0034389 - lipid particle organization [Evidence IGI] [PMID 21829381]; GO_process: GO:0008654 - phospholipid biosynthetic process [Evidence IMP] [PMID 16467296]; GO_process: GO:0008654 - phospholipid biosynthetic process [Evidence IMP] [PMID 17971454]; GO_process: GO:0006276 - plasmid maintenance [Evidence IMP] [PMID 8437575]; GO_process: GO:0006355 - regulation of transcription, DNA-templated [Evidence IEA]; GO_process: GO:0006351 - transcription, DNA-templated [Evidence IEA]; GO_process: GO:0019432 - triglyceride biosynthetic process [Evidence IGI,IMP] [PMID 24196957]; GO_process: GO:0042144 - vacuole fusion, non-autophagic [Evidence IMP] [PMID 22121197]), which encodes MPMKLGEGGEAFFVFETESAVPKALITSPVISPSSSPSDSPRTPESIGGSGLQEPEFLDLAGGSGASGGDSGSGILPASPGKALSALSKFVGVAGEDDSNSEVTSDEPPTASHIHHAMTMPEQSSKDDKRSSWSALHYADTNSHPSRSSSPPLSREETIERVKKLTKKLTDVNIPSKISDNGDIILDITGYKSGEEDIKHSDQLVRKILSDEFGITPDGLDSIIGVDSHGNLRISHRDDESVHSALDVATPDTGNTSGDKLGEHSTATSTLGSSLLSHHQFNSDPNLSIANTSPPASPSGLSKSATFAGTTEEENSSHYVKTLRLTSDQLKSLNLHSGGNDVSFTVNKATCTAKIFYWSCKDPIVISDIDGTITKSDALGHVLTMLGRDWTHLGVGKLFSDITSNGYNIMYLTARSVGQADSTRSYLRSVDQNGYKLPEGPVILSPDRTMAALRREVIMKKPEVFKMACLRDIQMLFGAHQEETPFFAGFGNRITDALSYRSVGVPSSKIFTINANSEVHMELLELAGYKSSYVSITQLVDHFFPPVLLSSGRQTQQTYNDLNYWREPLIDVSDLEDEDDDDNGSGIVNSVATNTNDAYRNNHTHEKVRASPAVQKVDPEADDELADEYDPSVDESYDNEDDEEEDEEEDENEDEDEEEDFHEATTDSDNEDGSGSDADYDADENDVYVNSEETVTNDDQDSSEAKTASTVNAFQDLKL